The genomic window AGATCCACCACCCCGCGGGCCACCAGGTCCACCGACAGATGGGCGTCCACCTCGACGAGCCGCAGGTCCAGCGACGGATGCTTGGCCGCCAGTTCGGCCAGAACCGGTGGCAGCAGCCCGCAGGCCGCGGTCGGGAAGGCTGCGACCGTCAACCGCCCGGACGGCCTGCCCCGCTGCTCCTCCAGCGCCACCTCCGCCTGCTCCACGATCGCCAGCAGCTGCTCGGCGGTCGCGACCAGCAACTGCGCGGCGTCGGTGAGCGCCACCCCGCGGCCCTGGCGCTCCAGCAGCACCGTGTGCGTCTCCCGCTCCAGCTTCGAGATCTGCTGCGACACCGCCGAGGGCGTGTAGCCGAGCGCCGTGGCCGCGGCGCCGATGGACCCGTGCGTGTGCACCGCGTGCAGCGCCTTCAGGCGCGCCAGATCGAGCATGCGTCCCTCCTTCGCCCTCCTGCGCCCGCATCCCCTCGCCGTGCGCTGCCCGCTCCCGCGGCAGCCGGGCCTGACCCGGCGGACGGACCTGCCCGGGGTCAGGCGGACTCGGTGAGCAGCCGTGTCAGGTGCTCGCGGGCCGGCCCCAGCAGCTCCGGCAGGTCCGCGGCCTGCGGATACCAGCGCTTCTCGTACTCCCAGCAGAGCCAGCCGTCCCAGTCGGCCCGGCTGAGCACCTCGACGGTCTCCGCCAGCGGCAGCACCCCGGCACCCAGCGGCAGCGGTGTCGTGTCGGCGGCGGACGCGATGTCCTTGACCTGGAGGTAGCCGAGGTACGGCGCCAGCGCCGGGTAGCTGGCCGACGGCTGCTCCCCGGCCAGCCAGGTGTGCATGACGTCCCACAGCGCACCGGCGCCGCGGTGCCCCACCCGGCCGAGCACCCGCGCCACATCCGCGCCGCCGCGGTGCGAGTCATGGGTCTCCAGCAGCACCCGCACCCCCAGATCCTCGGCCACCGGTGCCGCGGCGGCGAGCCGCCGTGCCGCCAGCGCGTCCGCCTCGTCCGTACCGAGGCCCGCGCCACCGGGGAATACCCGTACGAAGGACGCACCCAGGTCGTGGGCCAGCGTCAACGCGGCGCCGATCTCGTCGAGCACCGGCCCGTCGTCGCCGGCGGCGGCCACCTTGGCGTAGCCGGCCACGGTCAGGATCTCCACGCCTGCCTTGCCGAACTCGGCGGCCACATCGGCGCGTTCGTCCGCGGACAGCCCGGTGTGCACCGGGCCCTCCGGGCTCGCGCGCAGCTCGACGCCGTGGAAGCCGTTGTCGGCCGCGAGCCGGGCCACCTGCTCGACGGGCAGTTCGGGAACACCGAGGGTGGAGAAGGCGAGTCTCATTCGCCGGACACTAGGCACCCGATCGGGCCTGGTCAACCGTGATCCATCCGACACACGGACCCGCGCCGGATCCGTTGCCGGGCCCGCCGGCCGGGGCGCCAGCCGTCGGCCCCGCCCGACGGGATCCCTGCCCGAACTGCGGTGCGGGCGGGCTGTCGACACCTTCGGATCAGGAACGGCCGGCCGCGGGCGGGGCCGTCGACCCGCGGACCATCAGCTCGGTGGCGATGGTGGCCACCCCGCCCGGCGGCGGGGCGACCCGTCCCATCACCAGTCGCCCGGCGCGGGCGCCCGCCTCCTGCAGGGGGATGCGAACCGTGGTCAGCGCGGGGGAGGCGTCGGCGCTGAACGGCAGGTCGTCGAAGCCGGCCACCGACACGTCGCCGGGAATGCTCAGGCCGCGGTCGCGCAAGGCGGCGCACACGCCGAGCGCGACGGTGTCGTTGGCGGCCACGATCGCCGTCACCCCCGGGTCCCGCCGCAGCAGTTCGAGCGTGGCGTCGTAGCCGGCGCCGCGGTCGTAGCCGCCGTGCACGATCAGCCGGTCCGCGTCCTCTCCCGCCCCGGTGCCCGGCCCCATGCCGTGTCCGGCGAGTGCCGCCCGGTGGCCGGCCAGCCGGTGCCCTGTGGTGCTGCGTTCGGCCGGGCCGGTCACGTAGCCGATCCTGCGGTGGCCGAGGGAGAGCAGATGCTCCGTCAGCCGCCGGGCGCCGCCCTGGTTGTCGAAGGCCAGCGTGGTCAGCGGGCCGCTCTCGCCCGGCAGTGTCAGCGGCGGCCGGCCGCAGAGCACGATCCGGGTGCCGGAGGCGGCCAGCCGGCCGAGCCGGGCGAGGACCGCCGCGCTGTGCACCGGGCTGTCGACGGCGCCGCCGGTGAGCACCACTCCGGCGGCCCGCTGGCGCTCAAGCAGGGTGAGATAGGTGAGTTCGGCCGCGGGGGAACCGCCGGTGTTGCACACCACGGTCAGCTTGCCGCCCGGTTCTGCCGCGCCCACGCCGACCTCGGCCTGCAGCGCGCTGGCGATCAGGCCGAAGAAGGGGTCGGCAACGTCGTTCACCAGCACCCCGACCAGGTCGGAGGTGGCCGCGGCAAGCGCCCGCGCCTGGCCGTTGACGACGTAGTCGAGTTCCGCCACCGCGCGCTGGACCCGCTCGCGCGTGCTGCCCGCCACCGGGTAGTTCCCGTTGAGTACGCGGGAGACCGTGGCGGACGACACCCCGGCGCGTGCGGCGACATCGGCCAGCGTCACTGCCATCTCGCTGCGGTCCTCCTCCGTCTGCCGGGAATCCGGTGGATTCCGCGCGCGTCATGGTCTCATCCCGGCCGGTCGCCGTCATTCGTACGTACGCGCGGCGGCAGGACGCGACAGTAAGCGCTTTCTCCGGCGCCTGATCGGCTCTTGCCCGAAGCGAGACCCGCGGGTTAGCGTGCTGCTGGAAGAAAGCGCTTGCTGTACGTGCCCGTACGCCGTCCCCGGCGCGATGGGTTCCGTCGCACCGGACCCGCCGAACCACCGAGAAGAGGACCCCACGTGACACGCAGGACTGTGCGGATCGCCATGAACGGCGTCACCGGACGCATGGGCTACCGGCAGCACTTGGTCCGCTCGATCCTCAGTCTGCAGGAGCAAGGCGGTCTCGACCTGGGCG from Streptomyces sp. NBC_01198 includes these protein-coding regions:
- a CDS encoding sugar phosphate isomerase/epimerase family protein encodes the protein MRLAFSTLGVPELPVEQVARLAADNGFHGVELRASPEGPVHTGLSADERADVAAEFGKAGVEILTVAGYAKVAAAGDDGPVLDEIGAALTLAHDLGASFVRVFPGGAGLGTDEADALAARRLAAAAPVAEDLGVRVLLETHDSHRGGADVARVLGRVGHRGAGALWDVMHTWLAGEQPSASYPALAPYLGYLQVKDIASAADTTPLPLGAGVLPLAETVEVLSRADWDGWLCWEYEKRWYPQAADLPELLGPAREHLTRLLTESA
- a CDS encoding LacI family DNA-binding transcriptional regulator, which produces MAVTLADVAARAGVSSATVSRVLNGNYPVAGSTRERVQRAVAELDYVVNGQARALAAATSDLVGVLVNDVADPFFGLIASALQAEVGVGAAEPGGKLTVVCNTGGSPAAELTYLTLLERQRAAGVVLTGGAVDSPVHSAAVLARLGRLAASGTRIVLCGRPPLTLPGESGPLTTLAFDNQGGARRLTEHLLSLGHRRIGYVTGPAERSTTGHRLAGHRAALAGHGMGPGTGAGEDADRLIVHGGYDRGAGYDATLELLRRDPGVTAIVAANDTVALGVCAALRDRGLSIPGDVSVAGFDDLPFSADASPALTTVRIPLQEAGARAGRLVMGRVAPPPGGVATIATELMVRGSTAPPAAGRS